atacagtagaggctatatacagtagggaggctatatacagtagagaggctatatacagtagagaggctatacacagtagggaggctatatatacagtagagaggctataaacagtagcgaggctataaaagtagcgaggctacatacagacactggttagtcaggttGATTGacgtagtatgtacatgtagatatggttaaagtgactatgcatatatgatgaacagagagtagcagtagtgtaaaagagggggttgGTTTCTGAGGGATGTTAGTGTGAAGTTGTGCATTCAATGCAAATGTTTGTTCATGAATGCAAATGGTTTGTAAAAGTTGTGTAGGTCTAGTATAAATGTAGATACTCCTGCAAGTAGAAGAATGTATTCTCAGCAAAAAAAGtaacgtccctttttcagaaccctttctttcaaagataattcgtaaaaattcaaataacttcactgatcttcattgtaaagggtttaaacactgtttcccgtgcttgttcaatgaaccataaacaattaatgaacatgcacctgtggaacggtcattaagacactaacagcttacagactgtaggcaattatggtcacagttatgaaaacttaggacactaaagaggcttttctactgactctgaaaaacaccaaaataaagatgcccagggtccctgctcatctgcgtgaacgtgccttaggcatgctgcacagaggcatgaggactgcagatgtggccagggcaataaattgcaatgtccgtactgtgagactcataaaacagcgctacagggagacaggacggacagctgatcgtcctcgcagtggcagaccacgtgtaacacctgcacaggatcggtacatccgaacaccaCACCGGCGGGACAGGTAtagaatggcaacaacaactgcccgagttacaccaggaacgcacaatccctccatcagtgctcagactgtccgtaataggctgagagaggctggactgagggcttgtaggcctgttgtaaggcaggtcctcgcaAGACACCAGACAGGAAtgttagtgttctgccatggccagcgaagagcccggatcgcaatcccattgagcacgtctgggacctgttggatcggagggtgagggctagggccattcccccccagaaatgtctgggaacttgcaggtgccttggtggaagagtggggtaacatctcacagcaagaactggcaaatctgttgttgtccatgaggaggagatgcactgcagtacttaatgcagctggtggccacaccagataccgactgttacttttgattttgaccccccctttgttcagggacacataattcaatttctgttagtcacatgtctgtggaacttgttcagtttatgtctcagttgttgaatcttgttatgttcatacaaatatttacacatgttaagtttgctgaaaataaacgcagttgacagtgagaggatgtttctttttcttttttttctcttagTTTAGATACTCCTGCTAGTAGTTTCATGTAGATACTCCTGCTAGTAGTTTCATGTAGATACTCCTGCTAGTAGTTTCATGTAGATACTCCTGCTAATTGATTCATGTAGATACTCCTGCTAGTAGATTCATGTAGATACTCCTGCTAATAGATTCATGTAGATACTCCTGCTAGTAGTTTCATGTAGATACTCCTGCTAATTGATTCATGTAGATACTCCTGCTAGTAGATTCATGTAGATACTCCTGCTAGTAGATTCATGTAGATACTCCTGCTAGTAGATTCatgtagacctccaaaagtctggttcatccttggaagcaatttccaaacgactgCTATGCCCGGTCTCATATCCCTTAGTCTTGGCCTCCAGGCTTCACATCCCTGTACACACATTCCTGTTCTAGGAACCATGGGCTGTGGTGGGTGAGGAAGTTAATCTGTGTTAGCGTGAGGTCTGTGTTTCATATGATCATTAACTGGGTATTTTTCGCCTTTCTTCCTGTGGTTAAAATGGTGTGTTAGACCAACTTGATTTAGACAGTGCTGATACTGCAGTTTGGATAATGCCCAACATACACATGCATGCCTCATCTTTCTCAGGGACAtgtgagacacaaacaacaacacagttacacatgggataaacaaacaaatAGTCAATTACATGGGATAAAAAAAACGTATAGTCAattacacaatagaaaaatctatatacggtgtgtgcaaatgtagtaagattagggaggtaaggcaataaataggccgtggaggcaaagtaattacaatttaggattaacactggagtgatagatgtgcaagtagagatactggtgtgcaaatgagcaaaaaaaatacaaaataaccatatggggatgaggtagttgggttggctatttacagattggctgtgtacaggtccagtgatcggtaagctgctctgacagctgatgcttatagctagtgagggagatataagtgaTTTTCGCATttcgttctagtcattggcagcagagaactggaaggaaaggtggccaaataggcgttgactttggggatgaccagtgaactATACCtgatggagcgtgtgctacgggtgggtgttgctatggtgaccagtgagctgagataaagcgAGGCGAGGCTACAACTAgcgaagacttatagatgacctggagccagtgggtttggcgatgaatatgtagcgagcgCCAgcaaacgagagcatacaggtcgcagtgttgggtagtatatggggatttggtgacaaaacggatggcgctgtgatagactacatccagtttgctgagtagagtgttgtaggctattttgtaaatggcatcggcaaagtcaaggatcggtaggatagtcagttttacgagggtatgtttggcagcatgagtgaaggaggctttgttgtgaaataggaagccgattctagatttaattttggattggagatgcttaatgtgaatctggaaggagagtttacagtctaaccagacacccaggtatttgtagttgtccatatattctaagtcagaactgcccagagtagtgatgctagacgggcaggcgggtgcgggcagcagaCGGTTGATAAGCAtgtatttggttttactagcatttaaaagcagttggaggccacagaaggagtgttttatggcattgatgctcgtttggaggttagttaacacagtgtccaaagaagggccagatgtatacagaacggtgtcatctgcgtagagctggatcagagaatcaccagcagcaagagcgacatcattgatatacagATAAAATAGTctgcccgagaatttaaccctgtggcacctggacaacaggccctcagatttgacacactgaactctatctgagaagtagttggtgaaccaggcaaggcagtcatttgagaaaccaaggctattgagtctgccgataagaatgcggtgattgacagagtcgaatgccttggcccggtcaatgaatacggctgcacagtactgtctttcatcgatggcggttatgatattgtttaggaccttgcgcgtggctgaggtgcatccatgaccagctctgaaaccagattgcatagtggagaaggtatggtgggattcaaaatggtcggtgatctgtttaacttggctttcgaagattttagaaaggcagggcaggatggatagacagttgaagtcggaagtttacatacacctaggccaaatacatttaaactcagttcttcacaattcctgacatttaatcctagtaaaaattccctgttttaggccagttaggatcatcactttattttaagaatgtgaaatgtcagaataatagtagagagaatgatttatttcagcttttctttctttcatcacattcccagtgggtcataagtttacatacactcaattagtatttgttagcattgcctttaaaatgtttaacttggatcaaacgtttcaggtagccttccaccagcttcccacaataagttgggtgaattttgacccattcctcctgacagagctggtgtaactgagtcaggtttgtaggcctccttgctcacacacactttttcagttttgcccacaatttttctatgagattgaggtcagggctttgtgatgaccactccaataccttgactttgttgtccttaagccattttgccacaaatttggaagtatgcttggggtcattgtccatttggaagacccatttgcgaccaagctttaactgatgtcttgagatgttacttcaatatatccacctaatgacgccatctattttgtgaagtgcaccagtccctcctgcagaaaagcaccccacagcatgatgctgccacccccatacttcacggttaggatggggttcttcagcttgcaagcatcccccttttcctccaaacataacgatggtcattatggccaaacagtcatatttttgtttcatcagaccagaggacatttctccagaaagtacgatctttgtccccatgtgcagttgcaaaccatagtctggcttttttatgtcggttttgaggcagtggcttcttccttgctgggcggcctttcaggttatgacgatatagaactcgttttgctgtggatatagatactttgtacctgtttcctccagcatcttcacagggtcctttgctgttgttctgggattttttatttaaccgttatttaaccaggctcattgagattaaaatctatttttcaagagcgccctggccaagataggcagcaccaagtcattacaaaaacattacagacagacaacatgaaaaactaaaagtaatctagtaaaaaccattgaatccACAAgcgtataaaacagcaaattaaaaacattgacaggtcagggaatcagcctcaaaatccttcatcagtgatttaaaaacatcaatcaggacaagttcttccagtttaaaagtattttgtaaggtgttccaagacgatggtgCAGAagacataaaagcccttttaccaaattcagttcggacatttggaacagttagcaggataaagtccagcgaacgaagagagtacccaccacatttatgaacaataaaaatgctcaaataaaatggtagtaaacccaaaatggctttattGATAAAAGTATAGCAgtgcctgagcctacgagtgattAGAGAatgccagccaaccctggtatataaagggcagtggtgcgtaagggttttgcagtttaaaatacatctcaatgctccatggtaaagggtgtcaattgatctcaaacactgagcggaagcattcatatataaaatatccccatagtccttctggcttcaaaagaaaaacaggccttattcctaaattaaaatcccaatttcagctcaaatttttttgtaaattgttgaatatgcaatttaaaagagaggccgtcatcaattaaaattccaagttATTTATATGAGGTAACAgtctcaatctccttgccctgacaggtagtaataggtgaaaggttcagaggtctatttcttgcattagaaaacaccattagtttagttttgtcagtattgaggataagcttcaattgacacaaggtatgttgaacagtataaaaagcagtttgcaagttctggaaagcttttgtaagagacgaggcacaacagtaaataacagtatcagcataaaaatgaattgtgatacagtgaattataagtgaaataatctgtctgtaaacaattattgtaaaaattacttgtgtcatgcaaagtagatgtcctaactggcCAAAAATAtggttgaaaaacacattttaatgactccaacctaagtgtatgtgaatgtccgacttcagctgtaggtctataatagtttgggtctagattgtctcgccatttgaagagggggatgaccatggcagctttccaatctttggagatctcagacgatacgaagagaggttaaacatcttggccatgttctgttataatctccacccggcacagccagaagaggactggccatcccacatatgctctctctaattctctctttctttctctctctcggaggacctgagccctaggaccatgccccaggaatacctgacatgatgactccttgctgtccccagtccacctgactgtgctgctgctccagtttcaactattctgccttattattattcgaccatgctggtcatctatgaacatttgaacatcttgaccatgttttgttataatctccacccggcacagccagaagaggactggccaccccacatagcctggttcctctctaggtttcttcctaggttttggcctttctagggagtttttcctagccaccgtgcttctacacctgcattgcttgctgtttggggttttaggctgggtttctgtacagcactttgagatatcagctgatgtacgaagggctatataaataaatttgatttgatttgatatttagagggcaagttggtcaggatgatatctatgagggtgcccatggttacggatttagggttgtacctggtaggttccttgataatttgtgtgagattgagggcatctagcttagattgtaggatggccggggtgttaagcatatcccagtttaggtcacctaacagtacgaactctgaggatagatggggggcaatcagttcacatttggtgtccagggcacagctgggggctgaggggggtctataacaagcggcaacagtgagaattatttctggaaaggtggatatTTAAAAGTAGAAGCACAAATTGTTTGTGCACAGACTTGGAATgaatgacagaactctgcaggctatctctgcagttctatcttgtcggaaaatgttatagttggggatggacatttcaggagttttggtggccttcctaaggcTCGGCTAGGACATCAGAGTTGGTCGAGTGTGCTAAAGcaatgaataaaacaaacttagggaggatgcttctgatgttgacatgcatgaaaccaaggcttatACGGTTAcggaagtcaacaaatgagagcgcctgggtaATAGGTGTAgtactgggggctacagggcctgggttaacctctacatcaccagaggaacagaggaggagtaggatacaGGTACGGCTAAAGgatataagaactggtcgtctagtgcgttggggacagagaataaaagaagcagatttctgggcgtggtagaatagattcaaggcataatgtacagacaagggtatggtaggatgtgagtacagtggaggtaaacctaggcattgaatgacgatgagagaggttgcgtctctggaggcaccagatatgccaggtgaggtctctgcatgtgtggagGGTGCGaaaaaagagctatctaaggcatttaGGGCGGGGCTTGGGGCTCTAtagtgaaaaaaaaaacaataatagctaACCTatacagcagtagacaaggcatattgacattagggagaggcatgtgtagccgagtgatcatagggtctaATGAGCAGCAATATGTGAGTCAGTGAGCCATTCGGTAGTcgctactacgctaggcgagctggagataCAGCAattcagaaagctagcgggccggggccaGCAGATGGGTCTTTTGTGATGTCGCAACGGGAaaaagcctgttgaaaccaccccggacgattacgtcggcagaccagtcgtgatggatcggtggggctccgtgtcggcaataaggggtccaggccaattggcaaaagaggtattgtagcccaagaattagcgagctgcgatgatccggtatAATgatccagagcttgcggtaggaatccagagatgtggtagagaaaaagctgTCCGATATGCTccgggttgatatcgcgctgtgcagactggcaggtattaacCGAGCTGAGGCTGGTTGGTGTCCGAGTTAACGGTGAAGACCGCTAGcggtggctaactgactactagctagtagctagttagctggctagcttctgatgggggtTCCGGATCTAGTATAAAAAATatcagatccacaccacattgggtgaggcgagttgcaggagagtatattcagtccgtagatggaaagtgagattaaaatatatacgaAATATATATGGAAAAAAACTAGGAAAACGATTATTTTcacgggacaagacaaaacacacttccgactgctacgccatcttggataatAGGATACGAGTTAGGGTTAGActttgatatcattacagtccaAGGGAACAAAGTCATTGTAATATCATAATGATACATTATGATAACATTGTAATAGCATTGTAATAACATTGTAATAGCAGAATTGTAATCATATTGTGATAACATTGTAATAACATAGTAACTATGCTAACATTGATAACCTAATAATAACATTGTGATATTATAATAGCATTTAATAACCTCATAGTAACATTGTGataacattaaaataacattgtgATACCCTTATAATAATATTGAAATAATATGATAACGTTGTGATTACCTTATAATAACATTGCAATAACATAATAACATTGAATATAACCTTATCATAACCTTGTCATAACCTTAGCTGTCCCTGTGTCTTGTCAAGGAGTAGGGTaaagttgcccctagatgctgatcttgagtcagtttagcattttctcAACTAATGGTTAAAGGTGCAATATacaagattttttgttgttgaatttttgcattgtcatttcagaaatgtctaagacactgcatctcagtgctagaggcgtcactacagaccctggttcagcggtctaaggcactgcatctcagtgctagaggcgtcactagagaccctggttcagcggtctaaggtactgcatctcagtgctagaggcgtcactacagaccctggttcagcggtctaaggcactgcatctcagtgctagaggcgtcactagagaccctggttcagcggtctaaggtactgcatctcagtgctagaggcgtcactacagaccctggttcagaggtctaagacactgcatctcagtgctagaggcgtcactacagaccctggttcagcggtctaaggcactgcatctcagtgctagaggcgtcactacagaccctggttcagaggtctaagacactgcatctcagtgctagaggcgtcactacagaccctggttcagcggtctaaggcactgcatctcagtgctagaggcgtcactacagacactggttcagaggtctaagacactgcatctcagtgttagaggggtcactacagaccctggttcagcggtctaagacactgcatctcagtgttaaaggcgtcactacagaccctggttcagaggtctaagacactgcatctcagtgttagaggggtcactacagaccctggttcagcggtctaagacactgcatctcagtgttaaaggcgtcactacagaccctggttcagaggtctaagacactgcatctcagtgttagaggggtcactacagaccctggttcagcggtctaagacactgcatctcagtgttaaaggcgtctctacagaccctggttcagaggtctaagacatctcagtgctagaggcgtcactacagacactggttcagaggtctaagacactgcatctcagtgttagaggggtcactacagaccctggttcagcggtctaagacactgcatctcagtgttaaaggcgtcactacagaccctggttcagaggtctaagacactgcagtgctagaggcgtcactacagacactggttcagaggtctaagacactgcctctcagtgctagaggcgtcactacagaccctggttcagaggtctaagacactgcatctcggtgctagaggcgtcactacagacactggttcagcggtctaagacactgcatctcagtgctagaggcgtcactacagaccctggttcagaggtctaagacactgcatctcagtgttagaggggtcactacagaccctggttcagcggtctaagacactgcatctcagtgttaaaggcgtctctacagaccctggttcagaggtctaagacatctcagtgctagaggcgtcactacagacactggttcagaggtctaagacactgcatctcagtgttagaggggtcactacagaccctggttcagcggtctaagacactgcatctcagtgttaaaggcgtctctacagaccctggttcagaggtctaagacatctcagtgctagaggcgtcactacagacactggttcagaggtctaagacactgcctctcagtgctagaggcgtcactacagaccctggttcagaggtctaagacactgcatctcggtgctagaggcgtcactacagacactggttcagcggtctaagacactgcatctcagtgctagaggcgtcactacagaccctggttcagcgttctaaggcactgtatctcagtgctagaagcatcactacagacaccctggttcaaatccaggctgtgtcacaaccggccgtgaccaggagtcccagagcacaattggcccagtgtcgtccggtgtaggccgtcattgtaaatataaatgtttcttaactgacttgcctaattttTTATTTGTCTGTTatctgagaacacgttctcatttacagcaacgacctggggaatagttacagggatgAATGAGCcgattgtaaactggggattaatAGGTGACcttgatggtttgagggccagattgggaattcagccaggacaccagggttaacacccctactcttacaataagtgccatgggatctttaatgacctcagagagtcaggacacccgtttaacgtcccatccgaaagatggcaccctacacagggcagtgtccctaatctctgccctggggcattgggatatatttttagaccagaggaaagagtgcctactactggccctccaacaccacttcctgcagcatctggtctcccttccagggaccgaccaggaccaaccctgcttagcttcagaagcaagccagcagtggtatgcagggtggtattctGGGTGGTATGCTGGCTGGTATGCTGgctggtatgcagggtggtatgctgggtggtatgcagggtggtatgcagggtggtatgctgggtggtatgctgggtggtatgcagggtggtatgctgctggcctaattaaataaaggttaaatagaaaAAATTGCATGTCAATATCAGACTGGGTAGAATTTAAGTTTGAGGTCTCCCGCTATCTGCATAATATCTCATTGATATGTTAATTCAACCAACCAATAGGAATACATGAACATGAAATACATATTTCTACAGTGtcaagtggaaacataaccaaccgtGTTACACTAGCTGGGCTGTTGACTGAGAAAGAGCTGTGATTGTTTGGTGTTGCTATGAGGTGACGCATTGTTTGCCAGTTTCACGGCTACTTAATCATGACCTGAAGCCATGTCCTAGTCAGCACGTTATAGACACCATTCAGACCCTATGACACTGTTCTAACACTGCTGGTTGCTATATAATTATATAATTGCCTACTTCTCACAGTAAGGTAGAGGGGAGTGACCGTTATTGTCTATTGTTGTAACCGTTGAGCTTGTCTATCAAACATTGAATATTTCAATTGATGTAGATTACTGTAAAGTACTTTgtgggggcagggtagcctaggggttaaggCATTGGACTAGGAACCGTAGCTAggaatcccccagctgacaaagtacaaatctgtctttctgcccctgaacaaagcagttaacacgctgttcctaggccgtcattgaaattaagaatttgtcctgaattgacatgcctagttaaataaaggtaaaatttaaaaacTTTGTGTTCTTGTTGAGGGCTacataaatcacattttattgataAAAGTATTGCTTGATTGACCAATCCTTGAGCTCCCAGCATGTGGCTGATGTTCTGTGTTCCACTGCCAGGGGCGGCTAATGAGAACGGTAAGGTTGCGGAGGACAGTGAGACCATCCCAGATCACACAGTGACCGTAGCAGCCACAGGAGGGGAGGCCCAGTCTGCTCCGGCTGCAGCCCAAGCCGAGGCTCCTGCAGACACCACAGACCCAGCCCCTGCAGCGGAGACCCCTGCCCAGAGTGAGACCCAGCCTGCAGCCGATGCTCCTGCAGCAGCCACTTCCCCCGAGCAGCCAGCCAGCTCTCCAGAGCCTCCCCCTGCAACCCAGGACCCAGGTACGTACtgtaggcacagacagacagtcagaggctgtgtttacacaggcagcccaattgtcatatttttccactaattggtattttgatcaACCTgatcagctcttttgccaataattgggcaaaatatcagaattggactTCTTCTGTAAACGCAGCCAAAGTGGCCTG
This is a stretch of genomic DNA from Oncorhynchus clarkii lewisi isolate Uvic-CL-2024 unplaced genomic scaffold, UVic_Ocla_1.0 unplaced_contig_9946_pilon_pilon, whole genome shotgun sequence. It encodes these proteins:
- the LOC139396902 gene encoding uncharacterized protein, which translates into the protein MGCSTSTQTTAQDTTRQPSSKPEESNGTSTTGAANENGKVAEDSETIPDHTVTVAATGGEAQSAPAAAQAEAPADTTDPAPAAETPAQSETQPAADAPAAATSPEQPASSPEPPPATQDPAEVTAEADTTATSP